A region of the Lycium barbarum isolate Lr01 chromosome 1, ASM1917538v2, whole genome shotgun sequence genome:
CATGCAAGCTTCAAAACAGCAGCTATGGTCCCGCAAAAAGTGTAATATGCCTAATATTACTTCAGTCTCCGTACCTTACATTTTTGGCAGAGATGGGTGGATAGTCTCCTCTGATTGTCATTTCAGTCCTTGTAAATTTTTCACTTCATATGTGCTACCAAACCAGTGTGTTACCAGACCATTAAAAACAACTAGAATTTTTTTTGTTCTGGAAATAGTAGGCGTATATATAACACAAAAGCACACAGATTGTGCAAAAGTTACATCCCaaaaagtaaaacaaaaaaaCCAGTGTATCCCTGACTGTCTAAGTATTGCTTCTATGAACTCTAGCAGGGATTATAAACAACAAATTGTGAAGAATCTCTCAGTTAGGAATGTAGCAGTACAGCTCTGGGAGTTGGGACTAGCCCCAATGGACGACTAACAAATTACAAACTAAATACCTATCCTTCTTCCACCAGTCAGATAACATCCTGGACAGAAAATCTCAATGCCCTTCGAGTCAATAATTGCCAGGGAAAAGAGATGAGAGCATCAAATGATGTTCTGGATAAAATACCAGATGATTAGATCACTAAAAATAACCTTTCCTTCCATTTGGAGGTCCCAGCCAGTCAGCTTACCTCCTCATCTTTGTACTCATTTCTACTCACTTTCTCCTCTTTCCCTGGAAAAAGGAACAAATGATGGTTATACACAAATGTGGAACTCATAAACAGTACTGTAACCGGAATAAGAAGAAACTAAAAGAAGAAATACTTACTGAGCTGACATAGTCATCCATTGACAATTGCTTCCGCTTCTTCAGAGCAGAAGGGCTTTCAGCTGCCTGTCTAGCCAAAGTGCGCTTTGATGGGGTAGTGTTCTgtcgaaataaaataaaaaattaacatcAATCTTATTTGCCTCCAAGAAATGAGTCAAGAGGTTGCTATTTAACCTTAGCGAGCTTCTTTTCTTTGCGTGCCTGCCTCTCCCTCTCATCAAATTCTTGATTTTCCCTCTCAATTAACCGAATAAGTGCATCGCATCTTCTGGCAAGTTCTTGAGTGGTACGAGACTTCACAAACCAATCAAACCGAAACAAGGGTGATGTGCGAAATGCAGCCTTCAGCTCATCCCAATTTCCATAGCCAAGCTTGTGAACCATACATATCTGTAGAATTAATCAAGATAACCATTAGACCTGGCAACGGATTAAATCCTAAAAGTTCACCCCACAATTTCAGTCCACTCACCATGAAACGATCACACTCCTCGTTATACAGCTTCCCTTTGTTCTGGCCATACTGGATCTTCAATTCCAACCATGGATTTTTGTATCGATCCAGTTTCTTACCAATTGCTTTCATAATCTCATCTCGCCGTGAAATTCTAGCCTCTCCTCTTTCAATGTTCTTAATAATCCTATCATAATCTGCAAGCATTATATCCATTAAACTAAACTACAATTCTCCAAACACGCTCAAAATGTAAGCAAATATTAactcataaataattataattatttaaaAGCCTAGTTTTGCATCATCAATTAGCAGGGCATATTTGTACAAGGCTGCTCTATCTAATAAactaaagaaaataaatattacaaaCAAACCTTTTAAATCCCCCACCCCCAAATCAAAATTACAGCTCTGTAGTCTCTGTCGTCCTAAACAGTGTTCCACAAATTCCAACTCTATAAAATGATAGAACAAAACAGTTGCATGCTCTATGTAATCCAAGTTCTCTTTTTCAATGGTGTTTGGATTGGAtaactttttcaaaaatcaaaacaaaaccAAGTTAGTTGGTTTCCAAATCATTTTTTGGATTTCGGAAACCAAAGATAACAAAAATAACCCGTTTCAAAGGAAACCTTGTCTTCCTCAACTGCCGACAAACTTATCAACACTATCACTTCGAACCCCCCTTTTAAAGAAAATTACCTTTTCATTATGACCAATATACTTTTCATCCATTCAATCATCTTATGCTATTGTCTCAAGGTGTAAAATTGcaatttaccttttggttagctCTAGTTTTTATATTAGcaccaagggtgtggcctagtggtcaatgaaataCAAGGAGAATCATAAAGTCCCAGGTTCAAAACTCATCAGAGGCCAGAAACCACTAGGCGATTTCTTTCCATATGTCTAAGCCTTGGTGGGCAGAGTTACACGGTACCTgtgttggtgggaggtagcaggtatccGGTGGAATAGTCGAGGTGCGTGCAAGTAGGTCCGGACACCGCCGTCACCCAAAAGGAAAATTCTGGTTATTATATTGCTACGGTACAATGCATTTTTTTAGTCTAATGCATGCAATTCATTAGAATTGCAACAATATTCATATTGGAGACGGAATTAATTTTGTGGCAGCCAGTGCTAGTTTTACAACACAAATTATAATATTATATGAAGCATTGTTAGCTTTCTGTTTGCCGAAAAATTACAATCCAAAACTTCATTCTGTTTCTAGAAAACTGCCATCACACACATCAATATTTCAAAAAAGATCTCCAAAACTCCAGAAACTCTTTTTTTTAAAAGGTACGATTTATTTTAAAAGTTACCGAGATGGTACAAAAGACTGCATCATAAGCAGTCAACACCTACAACATACACCAGAAACTGTTTTGAAAGAACAAAATCAGAAACTGTCCAAACGCCATTAGAAAACCAAAAAGTAGCACGTTCTCTCGCATGTTCCATATACTCGTAACACTAATCATCATCCAATCTTAACAAATATGTCATGTAAAATGTGGACATTGCTTTTATTCCCCTTTGATCCCCTTTTGTTGGAGCTATTGTTCTTTTGGTGACTCGAACCACGACCCTGGGGTTGTAGGTGGGGGGTGCTAATCATCTGAGCAACCCCTCTTGTCGTGGACATTGAATTTAAAAAGAAGGGTGTAGCCAATAGTTGTTCCTTTAATCACAAATTAACTCATCAACACTTACCATTTAGTTCTTTGTATCTTGCTTTGAAAACTTGCGCATATCTTTCAACCTCCTCCTCTGTTTTCCCTTCCATTTCAGCAGCAATACTTTTTAAGTCATTGCGACCATACTTCTCACAAGCCCTGATAAACGTATTGAAGTCTCTTCTACTCCACATTGAAAACCCCTAGATATCAAAACTTGTCAACCTCCAACTATGATAAAGGTAATTATAACCGCAGGATGAGTTAGTAGATACACTTACCTCTTCCAATAGTTGATCCTTTTCTTCCTGCTCTTCAGCAGTTAAAGGCTCTCCTGCATCTATATACATGAGACAAATTGAGAACATACTCAGAAGAGGCAGACCTTAATTTTTTCCCATATAgaagtggaaaaaaaaattgaagctgctTTAAATGGTTAAAAAAGATACCTTCAGGTTCTTCCACCTCTATACTGTCTTTAACCTGATTCTTCTGGTGTGTTTGCTGGAATAAGTAACAACTTTATAAGCCAACAAAAAAGCACATGAAAGGTAGCAGGGAAAACTTGAGATATCCAAAGCTTAACCAACCATAAGATAGCGCACTTCCTTCTCGTACAACTCACTCAGTCTCTGCGTATTGAAGAACTGAAAGTCGTGCCTACAAATGGTAAGGATAACCAGAACTGTGGTTAGGGAAAAATGTAATCAGGTTGCAAGATACATATGCTCGCAGAACCTTCATTTTGAAATGCTAATATATATGGCCCATCAGTATCAGGAGAGAACAAAAGTAGTACGCAAATTAAAAAAAGTGCAAACACGGACTTACAGCTGCGGCATCCGAGGAATCCGAGGCTCTTTAGGTCTTGCAGGGCCACTTTGACGCATGGTTTGCTTGAAGTATTCAGACTCTGAATAACTATAACGCAAAGGAGAGTCATGTTTTAACTGATCGTAAACTAAGTTTCAGTACATAAAAGGTAAAATTTAGCAACATAAGAAGCATACTTGCGCTTCCTTTCTCTTTTTGGAGGTTCTACCCAATTGTCGCTGACAATTTTCTTGAAATCCACCTTGTTTTCGTCCTTTATTGACACAACGCAAAGGCAAGTTAAATATACAGAAAAAGTAGCTACCAAGCAAGGAGTCACCAGAAAACTGAACAGGTAAGCAATGTTACCTTCTCATCATCAAAGTCGTACAATTCAGCAGCTGCACAAAGTCGGCAATCCATAGTTAAAGAAGCACAAAAATTACAAGAGCAAACAGAAATGATAAGGAAGCAAAGCGCATACTGTCATCCATCTTAAACTTGATAGCATCCTCTGTAAACTTCTTCATCTTGGCATCAAGTTCAGCTGTTGCCTCTTCTCCTTTAGCTATTATTCTATCTATATCCTCATCAGTAATGGTGCTATCTTTAGCACTGAAAACCATTTCAGCACCAAACCGCACCATTTGCAGTAGCTCATCCTTGTTAACAGCTGTATTATGCATCACATGATACTAACAGTCAGTGATTTCATATGCATCTCAAAAGTTATCAAGAGGAAGAATTTGTATGCAAAAATAACTTCACCTTTTTGCTCAGCTAGCCGCCCCTGCTGGATAACCAATGCATCAAGTGCAAGCTTCTTGTAAGCCCTTTCAATCACCTTTTCCTCAATGGTATACTGCATGAATAATTGAAAAGCATATTTCACCACATCACCACAAGATCCCAAAGCAGCATCTTTTCAGTACATTAGAACATTAGGGAAAGAAATCGAACCTCAGTGCAGAAGCGGAATACTTGGACTTCCTTCTTCTGGCCAATCCTATGGGCCCGGTCCTGAGCCTGCAAATCAACCTGTGGATTCCTGCAATTTCATTAATGCAAAGACGAGATTCAGATAGCATCTTGTTTTCTAGGTTGACAAACCTATAATGTAGAAGATCCTCACCAGTCACTATCATAAAGAATAACAATATCTGCTGTAGCAAGATTAATACCAAGACCACCAGCTCTGGTTGACAATAAGAAGGCAAATTTTTCACTCCCTGGTTTGTTAAAAGTTTCAATAGATGCATCACGATCCTCGCCACCAGTATTTCCATCAATCCGACAATATTGGTGACCTCGGTACAGCAAGTAGTCTTCAAGGATGTCCAATAGCCTAGTCATCTGAATTAGAAAATCAGAAGAACTGGTTAAATCCGAAAATGAATATCCAGAAAGCTGTTGAAACTTCGGATAGGTGCAAAAAACGAAATAATTAGCAGGTGAAACCTGTGAAAATATTAAAACCCTTGAGCCACGTTCCTTCAATTTAGGAAGCAACTTATCTAAAAGAACCATTTTCCCTGCATCAAGTCACGTGAATGATAAGGTATGTAAAAAGCTGCTGCCGAAAATGGCAATTAGACACTCCAACAACCCAGATGCATTCAAAGATATCAAAATATTACCCGCATTTTCTACGAGATGCTCTCCTGTTGTGTATGGAGGTCCTGGCTCAGCACCTTGGAAAAGATACGGATGATTACAGCATTTTCTTAGCTGCATTGCTATATTGAGAAGACGCTTGCGCTCCCCTCCAGAATTGACAACCTCAAGATCTTTCTGTAGCAGAGCCTTGTAGTACTGCTTCTGCATCTGGGACATACCAACCTTAAGAATTGTTTCTTTTTTGGGAGGCAGACCTTTCTCCACATCAGACTTCAGCCTCCTAAGAAGGAAAGGACGGAGGACCTGACCAAGCAGCCAAAGTTGAAAACTCAGTTTAGGTTTACAAGGCTTTTCCCTCAAAGTTCAAAGACAGAAAGATCATAGAGTAACTATTGTTCTCTGTTCATCCCAGTGTTTAGGATGGCGAGAGGTGAGGCATGGCGACAGCGGCTTGCCTCACGCCTCATGGCGCGGCGTGGCGTGCGAAAGGTGAGGCGAGAATTaacacaaaaaattaaaatattaaatatgcatatataaatacCCAAAAACTCAAATACTCAACAAAATACTAGCAAATATTTCAATTGAAAAACTAAAGTAGATAGTTGATACTAAAGTCTACAAGTCTCCAACTACATAGTTTATATAACAATAAAAGGCAAAATTTCATATAACTTAAATAAATAACAATACTGAAATGGACAAAAAAAATTGCCGGAATCGGGTCACCGGACAGCTGCCGGAGAAGTCAGATCTGCCTGAAAAACTCTGCTGCAGGGGCTGCcggaaagaaagaagaaggaaaGAGACACAG
Encoded here:
- the LOC132641948 gene encoding ISWI chromatin-remodeling complex ATPase CHR11 — its product is MGKQSRARSSSDSSEEEQVQDQVNDVEDEEELEAVARIAEDDDEEDDDGAADVADQDDEDNEEEVAANEISKREKARLKEMQRIKKQKIQEMLDSQNAAIEADMNTKGQGRLKYLLQQTELFAHFAKGEQSTAQKKTRGRGRHASKVTEEEEDEEYLKDEEDELSGNTRLVAQPSCIQGKMRDYQLAGLNWLIRLYENGINGILADEMGLGKTLQTISLLGYLHEFRGITGPHMVVAPKSTLGNWMNEIKRFCPVLRAVKFLGNPDERRYIREELLVAGKFDVCVTSFEMVIKEKSALRRFSWRYIIIDEAHRIKNENSLLSKTMRLYNTNYRLLITGTPLQNNLHELWALLNFLLPEIFSSAETFDEWFQISGESDQQEVVQQLHKVLRPFLLRRLKSDVEKGLPPKKETILKVGMSQMQKQYYKALLQKDLEVVNSGGERKRLLNIAMQLRKCCNHPYLFQGAEPGPPYTTGEHLVENAGKMVLLDKLLPKLKERGSRVLIFSQMTRLLDILEDYLLYRGHQYCRIDGNTGGEDRDASIETFNKPGSEKFAFLLSTRAGGLGINLATADIVILYDSDWNPQVDLQAQDRAHRIGQKKEVQVFRFCTEYTIEEKVIERAYKKLALDALVIQQGRLAEQKAVNKDELLQMVRFGAEMVFSAKDSTITDEDIDRIIAKGEEATAELDAKMKKFTEDAIKFKMDDTAELYDFDDEKDENKVDFKKIVSDNWVEPPKRERKRNYSESEYFKQTMRQSGPARPKEPRIPRMPQLHDFQFFNTQRLSELYEKEVRYLMQTHQKNQVKDSIEVEEPEDAGEPLTAEEQEEKDQLLEEGFSMWSRRDFNTFIRACEKYGRNDLKSIAAEMEGKTEEEVERYAQVFKARYKELNDYDRIIKNIERGEARISRRDEIMKAIGKKLDRYKNPWLELKIQYGQNKGKLYNEECDRFMICMVHKLGYGNWDELKAAFRTSPLFRFDWFVKSRTTQELARRCDALIRLIERENQEFDERERQARKEKKLAKNTTPSKRTLARQAAESPSALKKRKQLSMDDYVSSGKRRK